Sequence from the Candidatus Wallbacteria bacterium genome:
AGAGGTGAAAAGGACATTGAGTATGTCGATATTTCTGCAGATTACCAGAACGAAGCGCTTGGCGAATGGTATCAGATACCGCGGTTACTTCAGAAATCACTCTGGGTTGAACCATATTTTGATGAAGATGCCCATAATGTGATCATCAGCTCATACTCCACTCCATTTTACCGCAATCTAAATGGCCAGAGAGTATTCGCCGGAGTCGTCACAGTCGATGTATCGCTGAACTGGCTTGAGAGAATTCTGTCCGCAATCCGTATTTCCCAGTCTGGATATGGATTCTTGATTACCCGCACAGGCAGAGTCGTAACCCATCCGGATAAAAAACTCATAATGAATGAAAGCATATTCAGCGTGGCTGAGGAAAAAAACAATCCCGGCCTGCGCGAACTGGGAAAGAACATGATTGCTGGCAGGGACGGTTTTGCAAGATGCCAATGTGGATATCTGAACCGGAAAAGCTGGTATTATTATACTCCGCTGCGCTCCAATGGCTGGTCACTGGCGATAGTGATTCCTGAGGAAGAACTGCTGTCAGATCTTCGCTCGCTGAACAGGATCCTGATCATGATTGCGGTAGTCGGCATCATCGCAATGCTTCTGATGATTACCCGGATTTCGAGGAAGATAACCAGACCCCTATGTGATCTGGCGATGGCGGCCGAGAATATCGGGAAAGGGAATTTCGATGCCCAGCTTCCTGAAATTCAAGGCAACGACGAAATTGCTGTCTGCAATGAATCTTTCAAAAAAATGCAGATTACTCTGCGTGCGTATATCGAAAACCTTAAAACTACAACTGCAGCCAAAGAAAAAATTGAAAGCGATCTCAGAATCGCCCACGAAATTCAGATGGGAATGATCGCTAAGATCTTCCCGCCTTACCCTGACAGGCATGAAATAGATCTGTATGCCCTGATTGAACCTGCCAGGGAAGTAGGCGGTGACCTGTTCGATTTTTTCTTTATTGATGATGACCTTTTCTGTTTCGCGATCGGAGATGTCTCCGGCAAAGGAGTGCCTGCTTCATTATTCATGGCTGTTACGATTACACTGCTCAGAGCCAAGGGAAACAAAGGCCTGACAGCCGGCGAGATTGTCACCCAGATCAATGAGAAACTCTGCCTGAACAATGAATCTCTCATGTTCTGCACACTTTTCCTGGGTCTTTTGAATGTCCGCACCGGCGAGCTCATGTCATGCAGTGCCGGCCATAATCCACCTTATATTAAACGAAACGGTGCAGGCCTGGATTCTATTAAGTTTCCGCCTAAGTGTGCATTAGGAATTTCAGCAGATATAGAATATTCATCACATAGTGTAAAATTGAATCCTGGGGACAGAGTGGTGCTTTACACTGACGGAGTGACTGAAGCGGAAAATATGCAGGATGAGCTTTTCCATGAAAAGAGGCTTGAAAAAGTGCTGCAGAAAGAAAACGATTCAGATACCCCTGAAACCACCACCAGAAACATCCTGGCTTCTGTAAAGGAATTTGCAGCAGAAGCGGAGCAGTCAGACGATATTACGATTCTGGTTCTGCATTACAAGGGAAAGAGTTAATGCTTTTTTTCAGATGGGTGTATAACGGTGATATCGTTATTTCACGCTCAAGTTATTCTCTGATCATCTTTTTCCTGTTGCTGATGTTCCTAAATGGGTGCGGCCCTTCAGGAACACCTGCCGGTAATTTACCCGCCAGCCAGGCGTCTGACAATGCCCCAGCTTATGGGGATACTCTTGTGATAGGCACAGTTTCCGAACCGCTGACTCTCAACCCGCTTCTGGCAACTGATGTTCCCACTTCCAGGGTGATGGATCGCATCTTCGACGGCTTACTTGCTCAGGACAGTACTTTCAGATTGACAGGGGCACTGGCTGAAACCTGGGAGGTTTCAGCCGAGGGACGGGAGATAATTTTCCATCTGCGCCACGGTATATGCTGGCACGACGGTCATCCTTTCGACGCCGGAGATGTCAGATTTACATACGAGCAGCTCGTATCCCCGAAAGAATACTCCCCTAAGGCAGGAGATTTTGAGAGGATTCTGACCCTGGAAGTCTGCGACAGTTTTACCGTCAGAGTGGTTTACAGTGAGCCAAACGTGCGTAACCTGCGCTGCTGGCTGGTGAACATTGTTCCACAGCATGTTTTTTCCGGAAACAGACAAATTTCGGATTTCAACAGGCAGCCGGTCGGAACAGGCCCTTTTATCTTTTCTTCCTGGATCCCCGGGGAACAGATCGTGCTGCGCAGAAACCGGGATTATTATGCCGGATCCCCCTTTCTCGACAATATCGTATTTAAAATAATTCCTGACTCAGCCACGAATTTTGTGATGCTCAGGCGCGGCGATCTTGACCTGCTCGAACTGTCTCCTGACCAGTTTTTTCAACATGGAAGTGATGAAAGCGTAGAAAAGCAGTTCCTGCTGCAGAGGTCAGCTTCCAGCGGGCAGACATTTCTTGGTTACAACCTGAGTAATGCGCCACTGAATGACAGCAGATTACGGCAAGCCCTGACTATGGCCATTGACAGGGAGCGGATCATCGGTGAAGTGCTGCACGGATATGGCAGGCTTCTGTCCGGTCCTTTCAACCCTGGAAACTGGGCCTGTGATCCATCGATCGAGCCGATTCCATATTCTCCGGCCGGTGCGATGAAACTCTTGAAGGAAGCGGGTTTTTCAGACACAGACAAGGACGGAAAATTGGAGTATCAGAGCCGGCAATTTGTGCTTCGGATTTTGAACAAGGACGGCAGCGAAGAACGCAGGCTGGCCGCTGAACTGATCGGCGAAAACTTAGCAGCCGTAGGCATTGAATCCTGCAGAGAATATGTAACCTGGCCGGATTTCATGTCTAAACTCAGAAGCGGTGATTTCGATTCCTTCATGTTATCCAGAACTTACCCGGAAGATCCGGACATCAGCCGTTTCTGGCACTCTTCAAAGATCCCTTCCAGAGACGGAACAGGCTACAATTATTCGGGACTTCAAAACCAGGAACTTGATGAATTGCTCGATCGAGGGCAGAAGGTGCAGGAAGAATCTGACAGAAAAACAATTTGCTATGAAATACATCGTTTGTTTCACAGGGAGCAGTTCTGCACATTCCTTTTTGCTCCTGAAATCATTTTTGCGATTGACAGAAGAATCCATGGAATCGATTTCACGGGTCCTGCCTTTTTTTTCCGCGATCCTGAAAGATGGTTTGTTCCAAGTCAGATGCAGAAATACAAGAGTGCGGATTGATATCATCTTTTGACTCCTTTTCAATGTAAACTGATATCACTTTGCTTAATTGCTGTTTAGTGATCTCGCTGGCAAAACAGTCTCAATAATCAATTGCCTTGAAACACACCGTAATTTCCGGTAGGGTTACACCCCATATAAAAGCATTAAACTAGTACGTAACATATAGTTATAAATTCAAAAACTTAATCACAAAAAAGGAGAAAAAGGAAACAATTCATGAAAAACATCTCTTCCATGCTTCATTCAGAAGACGCAGAAGTTGAATCCATATTTAAGAAGACTTACGTCTATAAATTGTTTCTTAAAGGCGATCACCTCAAAATCAGCTCCAGGGAAGGAGCAGTCACCCTGTCCGGTAAAGTGCTTCATGAAGCCCACAAAATGATGGCTCAGGATACCGCTAATGCTTTGCCTGGAGTCAGAAGCGTTGACAATCGAATTGAAGTTACAGGTGAAGAGGCTCCAGTAAACTCGGACAGATGGATCGCAATTAAAGTGAAGCTGGCGCTGCTCTATCATCGCAGTGTCAGTGGTTTCAGCACTGAGGTTTTTGTGAAGGACGGGAATGTCACCCTGAAAGGTGTAGCCGGCAGCACAGCACAAAAAGATCTGACTACTGAATATGCTCTAGATATAGTCGGTGTAGAAAGCATTAATAACGAATTAAGTATTTCTAAGA
This genomic interval carries:
- a CDS encoding SpoIIE family protein phosphatase — its product is MLRSKGLAFKLSFWLLTGCLLLFFLLFWCNSYISEKLIIKYMRENAGKLADSVSFQIEGILNPLARISENLAVFLENSELSEDELKSIMKELLSTNGDINGLCAMFEPGMFKSVVPGFAPYFFRGEKDIEYVDISADYQNEALGEWYQIPRLLQKSLWVEPYFDEDAHNVIISSYSTPFYRNLNGQRVFAGVVTVDVSLNWLERILSAIRISQSGYGFLITRTGRVVTHPDKKLIMNESIFSVAEEKNNPGLRELGKNMIAGRDGFARCQCGYLNRKSWYYYTPLRSNGWSLAIVIPEEELLSDLRSLNRILIMIAVVGIIAMLLMITRISRKITRPLCDLAMAAENIGKGNFDAQLPEIQGNDEIAVCNESFKKMQITLRAYIENLKTTTAAKEKIESDLRIAHEIQMGMIAKIFPPYPDRHEIDLYALIEPAREVGGDLFDFFFIDDDLFCFAIGDVSGKGVPASLFMAVTITLLRAKGNKGLTAGEIVTQINEKLCLNNESLMFCTLFLGLLNVRTGELMSCSAGHNPPYIKRNGAGLDSIKFPPKCALGISADIEYSSHSVKLNPGDRVVLYTDGVTEAENMQDELFHEKRLEKVLQKENDSDTPETTTRNILASVKEFAAEAEQSDDITILVLHYKGKS
- a CDS encoding ABC transporter substrate-binding protein, with product MLFFRWVYNGDIVISRSSYSLIIFFLLLMFLNGCGPSGTPAGNLPASQASDNAPAYGDTLVIGTVSEPLTLNPLLATDVPTSRVMDRIFDGLLAQDSTFRLTGALAETWEVSAEGREIIFHLRHGICWHDGHPFDAGDVRFTYEQLVSPKEYSPKAGDFERILTLEVCDSFTVRVVYSEPNVRNLRCWLVNIVPQHVFSGNRQISDFNRQPVGTGPFIFSSWIPGEQIVLRRNRDYYAGSPFLDNIVFKIIPDSATNFVMLRRGDLDLLELSPDQFFQHGSDESVEKQFLLQRSASSGQTFLGYNLSNAPLNDSRLRQALTMAIDRERIIGEVLHGYGRLLSGPFNPGNWACDPSIEPIPYSPAGAMKLLKEAGFSDTDKDGKLEYQSRQFVLRILNKDGSEERRLAAELIGENLAAVGIESCREYVTWPDFMSKLRSGDFDSFMLSRTYPEDPDISRFWHSSKIPSRDGTGYNYSGLQNQELDELLDRGQKVQEESDRKTICYEIHRLFHREQFCTFLFAPEIIFAIDRRIHGIDFTGPAFFFRDPERWFVPSQMQKYKSAD
- a CDS encoding BON domain-containing protein, with translation MKNISSMLHSEDAEVESIFKKTYVYKLFLKGDHLKISSREGAVTLSGKVLHEAHKMMAQDTANALPGVRSVDNRIEVTGEEAPVNSDRWIAIKVKLALLYHRSVSGFSTEVFVKDGNVTLKGVAGSTAQKDLTTEYALDIVGVESINNELSISKNEIPKEDDRTSNQIIDDASITSQVKGTLRVHRSTSILRPDVETEEGEVTLTGFAKNLAEKDLVTKLIGDIHGVRSVNNTMTISKGNNAL